TAAGATTCTTTGATCCAGGAATGCTATGCTCTGGCATCAAAATACCACACACTTTCTAAAAAGAATTGACATTACACTACACTACAAAGTCACAGAAAATCAGCTGAGTTTTGAAGAGGCTACACAACCGTGgatgggagcagggagagaaaggTTTGATTAAGGAGCTTagacagaggaaaagggacaTCAGAAGAGCCCACAATTTTTGTCGTCAGCTCCCCAGTGCCAGTAAGAATGCTATGGACAAAGGAGGCAAGGCAAAACCTGTAAGCTAGTAAACAAAATTAGTCGtatctcaaattaaaaaaaaaaaaaaagctgttatatatttgctctcatttaaaaaaaaaattagccacaAAGACAAATGAAAACAATGGACTATAGAgcaaaaatcaaactgtttgcaTCCTTTCCAGCTCTATTAAGATGCATATAAatgttgcttttaatttttttaaaaatgggattgtATTAAGCGTTTTTTCCTCTAATTTGGAAAAAAGTCAGGTCCTCAAATGTCTCTCTATTAGAGGACTGACATTTTTGGAGGATCTGCATAGCAACATCAGCCTCTCTTCTCCCCTTAAATGAAGTGGTTGGGGAACATTCAGATTTAGACCATTCAACTtgtggagaggagagagacaggcCTGCAACACAGGCTGTCCGATACCATGATGCAAATCTTCCAAACACACAAAGCAGAAAGGCCCAATATTCCAAATGGAACAAGCAGATACTTGGacgtggggaggaggaagggggacagGGGAGTGAGAAACACAAATTCAAAAGCCTCTGTACACAATAAAGGAGCAATCATTTTTTCCTCTCAACTTCATCTAAAAAAATATGCTGGAAGGAAACACTTACCATTCAAACTATTATCTACAGCATGGATTTCTGACATCACGGAGTTGTTTGTGCTGTAGCTTAGACCAAGCACCATTTGAAGATCTGAGAGGTTAAGTCTAGCTGTTAATTCTCCACTTCTATCCCCTACCTGCAACCAAGTACAtttgaatatatttatttgattattatttatttcctccAATTTCTAAAAATGTAACTATTGGTATCAGTTGCATGCTCTGAGCACCTATCCCATGAATCAAAATCAAACACACAGcaagcatgtgtgtgtatatacatatgcGTGCGCGTGTGTTCTCATTTTGCAATTGTCGGCTGAGGTGGATATATACATCTCAGCCCACAACTGCAAAATGAGAACACACTGCTTATGGATTTAAAGTTTCTGTTCAACATCTTAAAATCTGGTGTGCATTTAGGCAAAGTTGACTGATGCACCAGAGAAAGCGAACAGCATTTCATAAGGTGACAGAAAATAGAAAGTGAAGAATTAGTCTACTGACAACTTATATGTTGCTATTTTTGCCAATTTTTGTTGATATTTAAGAAAATCTACGAATGCCGTACCTTTTGCTTTCCAAGAATATTACACGATTACTTTGGGTTTATGGCCTTGACACCACCACAGTGGTGACATTTCTATATAGAAAGATTGTTCCTGAATCTTTTTACTAATGCATTAGGTGCAAACATGCACAAAGCCACAACTATTTTTCCTCTTCACACAGATTTACTGGGGCCCCTGTAAACTAACCCGGCCCAGATGACACTACTTTGACacagattttttattttcttcctccaAACAAACACAGTGTGTCATGCAGTCTGGATGTTTGACATGAGAAAGATCTTCAAGAGGAAAAGCCAACAGCCAAGACATAAGAATGCGCAAGTCATACCTCTCTTGAAATTTCTAAATGCTTTTCTGCAAAGTGCATAGCTTGATCATGATTTCCTAATGCTGTGTACGCATTTCCTAAACTCCAGCATGCTCTTCCTTCACCAATTCTGTAATACATTTAAGCAAACATTCAGTTGTAATCCCAGGTGGTCAGAATTTCATGCTGTAACTTCTGGGACAGAATCTGTTGCTGGGCCCAGTAAGCATAGGAAATGCTTACCAAACACCAAAATATTACGTACATTATAGTCACTACTGAAAGACATTTAACCAAGTATTTAAACCATCTATTCAGTgttcatttaaaacatttactATTTAAATTAGCAATTTTGTGAAGGTGAGATCTTTGATTTTTTACATTACAGAACGGACAAATAACTCCTTCAGTCTTGTGAACATTATGACTCAAATGACAAGATGCGGATAATGATGCAAAGGACCCAAGAGTTTAAAAATGCATAGGGACCACATTTTGTAACCCAGTTCATAAGCATTTTTTGCTTGAATTGCATTCTCTTTAACACTTGTCTTTCTCTACAAATCAATAAgcataacatttaaaaattacaaaGCAATTTTAGTTGCCCTGAATATTAAAATACAGGGCTTAAAaattatctgcattttaaaacTATATCGTTTTAGTGGACTTGTCCTTTTCTTTCCAATTCATTCCTCCCCAGTGAAGGCACAAAAGCGTATCTATTGGTATGAGAAGGCTGCAAAATTATAGCAATCATTAGTTTCAAAGTAAAGATTGAGAGCGGCTGCGTCTTCCCTTAACAACCAACCACCGACAGAGGTGGAAGTCAGTCTAACAGTAACAGTGATTCCATAAGTCACGGGCTACTCTTCATCTCAATGCACCTGCACAAAGTCTACCTTTCATCTCAGGATTCACTAATGTGATACCTTTAAGACTACCACTTTTTCCTCTGAAGGGTGTAATCCTATAGCCAATCCATGCTGGGAACTCGTATTGATTTCAATGCAAGTTCCATATACAGAACAACTATAGGAGACGAAGGGTATCCTATTATCCCTTAAGTTAAATATACAATATTGGCTCTAAAGGACTTACCTATCATTCAGTTCCTGAGCGATTGTAAGGTGCTTCAGATGATAGTCAATTGCTTTTTCATAGTCTTGGAGCAAAGTGTATGTATTTCCAAGACTGTAACAAGCCTGTGCTTCCACAGCTCTGTCTTTAAGCTGTCGAGCCAGTTGTAGTGTCTTTCTAAGAGAGTGGATTATTAGCCTCACAAAATCACTATaggaaaaattctgttttcagatcTGTCACTatacctgtgcaaccccactgaaatcaatacagTTGTCTGGGTAAAATGGTAAAATCCAACCTTGGTTTTGCAAATTAGCTGCTAATAATCATCCCACAAGAGAATAATTACAGTTTTTCCACTTCCCATTTATCTCAAACCttaaaatgggggagagggggaaagtcccattgatttcaatgggaggagGACTGGGCCCTTAAACTGCATATTCTAACTTTAGCCAGCTGCTTCATTACTGCATTATTTATGCTGATTTTCTtcactgtataaaaaaaaaaatccagagtatAATTTACAAAGTCTGCTGCCAACTTTAGAAAATAACAGAAACAGTAAATGTTTAATCAATAGGAGTAGGTAGTGTTAAGATACTTCTGCAGCTATCAAGGCAGCCAATCCCTAATGCTCAACAAGGATTGACTTGATTGGTCAAACAGTTAACTGAGTCAGCAATGTTCAGgtcagttctgctcccttttgaAAACATTAGGAGGCCTGGGCTTCAGAGCTGAAATCTGAACTCATATGTAGCCCATGTACCTAACCTACCGAATGCAGATATTTTAGCTTAATTTTACTGAACTCTGTGCAGCAACTATATTTGCCTTGCTGTGCAGAAGATTAGCAGATAAAAAAGGGATGTTCATGAATAAAGCATGAGTATACAGCCCACTATGCAAGACTGCCTTTGGCATGTTTCAGTTATTTCCTAATGCACTACCGATCTCAATACAAGTACTTAAAGTCTGTGGATCGTCATCCTAGAATTTGGTGGGTATCAAGGCAACACGCTTAGGACACAGGAGAAAGCTAGTAAAAGCATGTCAACAGAAAGCAATAACCTGTACTATGGAGAAGTGCCCCTTTAAATATTCCCTCTTACTAGAAAAGGTAGAGAAGACATAATACAAAAAACCAGACTTTAGGAAAGGCTGAACAGTCAAATGActagaaaattaattttaaaattctgttaagCACTAAATAATTAATTCTCTCCCAATTTGTGTTGTAAGGATTATTATAAAGCAGTATATCAaatgctaagcattattattactAAACAGCGGTAAAGACTTGCCTACTTTGATTATGTAAAAAAGGATTGGTACAATGTTTATatataaagaaataaattaaCTAACTTGTAGTATTCAGAAGCTGTTTCAAATTCGCCCAAGAATATGTAGGCATTTCCAAGATTGCTGTATGCTCTTCTTTCAGCAGCTCTATCACCAAATTCTTTTGCAATTAGGAGACGCTGAAAAACCACAGAATCTTACTGATGTACTCAGTTATTGTACTTCACAAAATTTATCTGCAAGAACACGTTTATAGGGCTTTACCACTTCATATCAACATTTGTTTGTTCTTCAAGCAAACAACTCTTGAAAAGATTGTACAAGTGCTTGAATCCGTACTATTAAGTATCAATGAAGCATGGTAAGTTAGCATTTTAAAAGTCTACAGAGACAATACATGCATACAAAGGATCAATCAACAGCTGAAAAATGTTCTGCTAAAGTAAACAAAATTCCATAGAAGTACAGTCTTGTACCTGTTCATGGGCTATAACAGCATTCCTGAAGTTGCCTAGAAGGTAATGTGTATTCCCCAGATTTCCATACGCACGTCCCTGGGCTGCTCTATCACCCAACTCTGTCACTATTGTCAAGTTTTCCCTgatgagggggaaagaaaaaaaaataaaaagagagaccTAATAAGTTGTTCATAGGAAACTACAAGCCATAAAATAATTTGTCTTCCCATTACTACAAAGGAAAAGATTATTTTCCCTTTACTGGCTAAGTGGCCTTGACGTAGCACTAAGCATTATCTAGTCTGATACCAGCAGATACTAGACTGTTTTATCCTCCACAGGCTGGTGGGCTCAACTCTTGGAACAGGGGAAGATCATCTGCTCAGAACCTGCTAGCCAGTCTCAAAGTACATCCATTCTCCTGTGACAGTTGTGGCGTTTCCAGCACAAAGTGGGTAAAGGTTACTTAAGGAAAAAGACCAAATGTCGACTCAGATCTGCTGATGCACAGGTCTTACCTTTTCATCTCTTACCCTGGTTTCTGAGCAGATGGCAGTGCCCCAAGATGTTGGAGTGACTTATAACAGGtaaaaacaacgagaagtccttgtggcaccttacagactaacaaacttatttaggcataagcttttgtgggattataacccacttcatcagatgcatggagtggaaaatacagtaagcaagtataaatatacagcacatgaaaagatgggagttgccttaccaagtgggggggacAGTgttaacgaggccaattcaattagggtggatgtagcccattcccaacagttgacaagaaggggtgagtatcaacagagggcttgttagcactacaaaaagtaatttcccccctgttgatattcaccccttcttgtcaaccgttgggaatgggctacatccaccttaattgaattggcctcgttagcactgacctgCCATTTGGTacggcaacccccatcttttcatgtgctgtatatttatacctacttactgtattttccactccatgcatctgatgaagtgggttatatcccacaaaagcttatgcccaaataaatttgttagtctctaaggtgccacaaggcctcctcgttgtttttactgatacagactaacatggctatccctctgAAACTTATAATAGGTAGAGATAGATAACAGTTGCGTGGTATTACAGAGAAGCAAATAGCAGGAATGAAACCAAAACCACCCTAAAAAAAATCCCCAGGTATGACTCCTTTACTCCTTTCATGTTTTATTAACTTATCCCAAATGCCAACATATTGTTGCTGGTACCATTAACTGGTGCTACTCTATACTTTAGTTCACAACACTGAAGGTTTCttaatattttaaactatttatatGCTCCTAAGCTCCTTGAGCTAgtgatttttctcttttcagtCACAGCCTTTTGAAATCATTACTTACTCATAATAACCTGCAGCTTTTTGTAATGCAGCCTTTACTTCATCTGGAAGTTCCCCTGGATCATGAGTCCCAGCACAGGCTACATTTTTCCCTTTGGAGTGATACACATTTCCAAGATTATAAAGTGCTCTTGCTTCTCCAACCTAGAACAGAATATCAGTATGTCGGAAAGATTCTGAAATCCTGTGCAGCTCTGTGCTGTATCAACTATTAGAACCATCAGCCAAAGAAAGCAAGTTTCTCAACTATTAATGGGGAGCTATGATCATTTTGGAGAGTTACACCCCCAGAGCATCCCAACAAAGCAGTTGTGCCTGTGCCTCTGGTGCTTCCACCTGTAATATCCTAAGTAGGAGCACTCAAACTTGCAGGTATCTTCATAATGTAAGTGGTTACATGACAAGCCACTCAAGACCACTATACAAAGACTCATCAGTATGTGCTACTACTTCTATAATTATTGTTCTATAAAATTACAGCCAGATTGACAGTAACTGAATGTTCACCATTCTTACCTTGTCATTAAGCTCTCTGGAAATATCTAGGTGCCTTTGACAACAAACAATAGCATCTTCAAAATTCCCAAGCACCTTTAAGGTGTTTCCCAAATTACCACTAGCTTTAGCTTCACCTAGTTGATCTCCAATGGTCCTGAAATTAAAAGAATACAATAATCCAGTAAATCCTGTACATTTGCAACAGATATATGTTCAATGCACTGTAAACAGAATTACATGGAAGGTTATTTCTCTTCATAAGATCTACACTAGTATAAAGTGCACATTTCGTTCACAATTTATAAGGTTAtaggtttatttttcttttataaataaattatatgcacacacacagttcaaTTGTAGAATTCAGCTTAGCAGAAACTGGGggacatttattttaattttattagaaCTGCTATTTACTGCCTTTGTGTatggtgtgacactgcaccccatattcttcatagtgatattagtAGGATATAATTATatcataattatgatgtattttatgcaagataaggcatgtgaggtatcactggaaaggttatgggctgctaaatatgattatcctatttgtatgcatgtatcatttttgtatccgaagttatgaatattgactatttATCTATTTCACAGGTAGCTATTCCTGGACAAtgcccactaggcaaaatgctcTCAGTCTAGATCAAGggcggccaacctgagcctgagaaggagccacaGTTTACCAATGTACAtcgccaaagagccacagtaataagtcagcagccccccctcacttcccccccccccccccactcccagcgcctcccacccaccggcagccccactgatcagtgcctccctttccctcccaatcagctgttttgtggcatgcaggaggctcgggggtgggggggaggggcgggaaggggtgaagtggaggcagggcctgtggcagagccaggggttgagcagtgagcatcccctgGCAcagtggaaagttggcgcctgcagctgcagccccggagttggtgcctgtacaaggagctgcatattcacttctgaagagccgcctgtggctccagagccacaggttggccacccctggtctagacggctggctgggaagggcccattcaggttaatgagccatCCAGAAGAAACAATAGGATTTAGGAGAAGCTTGTctcacctggtgagccttcctgtgaACCTGCCAAAAAGACAGTGGGGGATGGCTGCTGTGACTCTATAGAGACATGTGACCAgatcacctggtgctggactccatcttgggatttTAGTATTTTTCCCATTGACTGgcgtgggaaccaagctttgaaacacaggattcccaccatatgtaaaaGCTATATAatgcaggggagtgacatcattgagGTTCTttactgactccccacccaagacaactcctggaaacacctaagaaacaaagactgaacttgcagaagtgctggacccagactaaagagatttttagcctgtgaatggaacacctggggattccaagctgtaagcaagtgcagcttgcctcttaagaatctgcagcctgcttgtatcatcacttaggtgagaatctgctattcatatccaatctatttagtatattaagcttagttcacgtattttgtttatttgctacgtaatctgctttgatctatttgctatcccttataatcaatTAAAAAATTTATCTTCTGTAggtaataaattttttttttttacactttctcTAATCCAGGGTGTGAGAATCATAACTTGGGGTGAAAgactgttgcatattcctctccacactgTGGGAGGGGGCGCATTTTTTGAGCTTACACTATAccgttccctgtgcagcacaaaatggaataattctgggtttatactccagagggggtgtcTGCCTGAGGAGCTGGTAGGTACCTTAGCTGGAGCCTTCCCATACAGGGGCAGGTCAGAGAGCCTGCCTGCATTTAACTATAGCTGGATGTATCCCTTTgtgtatgtatgctggtgaaagagcaggcTAGAGAggactttgcagcttgtcacagcagtacagtgtaaaaggAAGCCCAGGCTTGTGGGTCAGGAGGGCACATTGGTAACCCAGTTTCTGTTGGCACCCTGGAGGGGACCAGTCACATATGCCACAGCTTACTTATTGGTATGTTACACCAAAAAACCCAGGACCCTGGAAGATCATTGTGATAGTACTCtaaagaaagagggaaaaatgTCAATGCAAGAAGCTATTTTTCTTCTGGAAATCTGAAATCTCTGGCTTGAATCTACAATTGTTGTCCGCTGTAATTTGTCTTTGGGGGGACAAGGATGAAATCAATACAAATTAATGTGTCAATTCTAGATACCTTTACTATGCAAAGTTGGCAATGAATAGTTAGGTGTCACAACTTGGTGTAATAGCACTATGTTCATACCTTCCCCGGAACCTAAATTAAGGTCTATTAGAACATTTGTCTTCATGAGGGAGGAAAAATTTCAAATGCAACAGTCAAACAATTATCCAGACCTCCTGCACTTAAGGTATAATTTTTTTCTCAATGTTGTATAGGAACAGCTTCTTTAGATTATACTGCTGAAAACTTAAAATTTAAACATGGAAGTCTGAAAACTAGAAGGGCTTGGAAAAAAGAATCAAATATATGTAATGAAAAGCTTAAAATGTTAAAAGATACCTGTAGAAACACCACATGAAATGTACATACTTCGTATATTTTAATCACATCATCACATTATTAGTTTTAAAGAGAAATATACTAGTGAGCTGTGTCTATTAAACAATAATGGCAGCTTAATTTTTGGAGAGCCAGGTAGAGTTAGCTTTAGAAACAGGAAAGGGTGAAGAACTGATGGATTTAAAGAGGAAGCCGTCACAAATCTGGCAACCCTACATCTCCCCAGTAAAGCGATAGCCAAATTATTTGCCAGAATACTAACCGCCACCCAATCTCCCACCACTAGCACATCAATGTCTCTAACAAGCATTAACAATGAATGTTTCACTGAACAAACCATTGCTCATCTTCACAAGAACAGAACAGAGATTGAGGATGTACCTAATGGAATACAAAATTACCTTGCAAGGGTTAAATCATGGTGGTGGTATTCCAGAGCTTTTGCATATTCATGCAGGTAGAAATAAGCATTGCCTAGCTGACTGTAAATAGCACTAAGTGTTTTTAGATCTTCTGTTCCAACCTGAACTGCAGCTTCAAAGAAAGACACGCCAGCTCGACAATCTCCTGCTTTACACAGTCGCTCGCCTTCCAAGGCCAGCTCCAGACAGGAAGCTTCCATTCTGCAcaatttgagggggaaaaaggtAACGTTCAGTCTAAATATAGTTCTTTCCATAAGAGCCTGAATTCTGAAGACATTTATGCACAGGAAGTTTCTCTGAATACTAGAAACCTACAAATACACATTAAAAACTCTCTACGTTTGTTTGGAACAAGGTTTCCTTATCACAAAGCAAGCATTAAGTTTACTACTATTACATTATATAAACTGGTGCTGGTAACGAATGTAGAATGTTCTACACAAAGTCAGGAGAGAAAAATCCTCTCTCAATATCTAAAACCAAAAATTTGGATATTGGGCTAGgtctcagccaatcagggccgtccttaggatttatggggccctacgcagtattattaaactggtgcccctttGCCCGATGGCAGTCCAGGCTTGCAGCCCAGGGCGGGGGAGGGACGAGGCAGGAAAGGATACTGAGACTCACGGCAGCGGAGACACTCAGTTCTCCGCAGAgacccc
Above is a genomic segment from Natator depressus isolate rNatDep1 chromosome 8, rNatDep2.hap1, whole genome shotgun sequence containing:
- the GPSM2 gene encoding G-protein-signaling modulator 2 isoform X4 gives rise to the protein MEESNVLISMREDHSFHVRYRMEASCLELALEGERLCKAGDCRAGVSFFEAAVQVGTEDLKTLSAIYSQLGNAYFYLHEYAKALEYHHHDLTLARTIGDQLGEAKASGNLGNTLKVLGNFEDAIVCCQRHLDISRELNDKVGEARALYNLGNVYHSKGKNVACAGTHDPGELPDEVKAALQKAAGYYEENLTIVTELGDRAAQGRAYGNLGNTHYLLGNFRNAVIAHEQRLLIAKEFGDRAAERRAYSNLGNAYIFLGEFETASEYYKIGEGRACWSLGNAYTALGNHDQAMHFAEKHLEISREVGDRSGELTARLNLSDLQMVLGLSYSTNNSVMSEIHAVDNSLNGARSRVGRRHSMENMELMKLTPEKIQNWNSDILAKQKPLVAKPSAKLHFVNRLKGKKYKNGTSSKVLQDASNSIDHRLPSSQRKNSPDMTGDEGFFDLLSRFQSNRMDDQRCCFQEKSRMTAAAASSTPSKTMRKSFSTSMVSPHTDEFLDLLASSQSRRLDDQRANFSNLPGLRLNQHNSQSVLSHLMASNNRESDDDFFDILIKCQGSRLDDQRCAPPSTATKGQTVPDEDFFSLILRSQAKRMDEQRVPLPSSTKRPNPIKDF
- the GPSM2 gene encoding G-protein-signaling modulator 2 isoform X2; the protein is MKPFNRHLPTPRMEASCLELALEGERLCKAGDCRAGVSFFEAAVQVGTEDLKTLSAIYSQLGNAYFYLHEYAKALEYHHHDLTLARTIGDQLGEAKASGNLGNTLKVLGNFEDAIVCCQRHLDISRELNDKVGEARALYNLGNVYHSKGKNVACAGTHDPGELPDEVKAALQKAAGYYEENLTIVTELGDRAAQGRAYGNLGNTHYLLGNFRNAVIAHEQRLLIAKEFGDRAAERRAYSNLGNAYIFLGEFETASEYYKKTLQLARQLKDRAVEAQACYSLGNTYTLLQDYEKAIDYHLKHLTIAQELNDRIGEGRACWSLGNAYTALGNHDQAMHFAEKHLEISREVGDRSGELTARLNLSDLQMVLGLSYSTNNSVMSEIHAVDNSLNGARSRVGRRHSMENMELMKLTPEKIQNWNSDILAKQKPLVAKPSAKLHFVNRLKGKKYKNGTSSKVLQDASNSIDHRLPSSQRKNSPDMTGDEGFFDLLSRFQSNRMDDQRCCFQEKSRMTAAAASSTPSKTMRKSFSTSMVSPHTDEFLDLLASSQSRRLDDQRANFSNLPGLRLNQHNSQSVLSHLMASNNRESDDDFFDILIKCQGSRLDDQRCAPPSTATKGQTVPDEDFFSLILRSQAKRMDEQRVPLPSSTKRPNPIKDF
- the GPSM2 gene encoding G-protein-signaling modulator 2 isoform X1, with product MEESNVLISMREDHSFHVRYRMEASCLELALEGERLCKAGDCRAGVSFFEAAVQVGTEDLKTLSAIYSQLGNAYFYLHEYAKALEYHHHDLTLARTIGDQLGEAKASGNLGNTLKVLGNFEDAIVCCQRHLDISRELNDKVGEARALYNLGNVYHSKGKNVACAGTHDPGELPDEVKAALQKAAGYYEENLTIVTELGDRAAQGRAYGNLGNTHYLLGNFRNAVIAHEQRLLIAKEFGDRAAERRAYSNLGNAYIFLGEFETASEYYKKTLQLARQLKDRAVEAQACYSLGNTYTLLQDYEKAIDYHLKHLTIAQELNDRIGEGRACWSLGNAYTALGNHDQAMHFAEKHLEISREVGDRSGELTARLNLSDLQMVLGLSYSTNNSVMSEIHAVDNSLNGARSRVGRRHSMENMELMKLTPEKIQNWNSDILAKQKPLVAKPSAKLHFVNRLKGKKYKNGTSSKVLQDASNSIDHRLPSSQRKNSPDMTGDEGFFDLLSRFQSNRMDDQRCCFQEKSRMTAAAASSTPSKTMRKSFSTSMVSPHTDEFLDLLASSQSRRLDDQRANFSNLPGLRLNQHNSQSVLSHLMASNNRESDDDFFDILIKCQGSRLDDQRCAPPSTATKGQTVPDEDFFSLILRSQAKRMDEQRVPLPSSTKRPNPIKDF
- the GPSM2 gene encoding G-protein-signaling modulator 2 isoform X3; translation: MEASCLELALEGERLCKAGDCRAGVSFFEAAVQVGTEDLKTLSAIYSQLGNAYFYLHEYAKALEYHHHDLTLARTIGDQLGEAKASGNLGNTLKVLGNFEDAIVCCQRHLDISRELNDKVGEARALYNLGNVYHSKGKNVACAGTHDPGELPDEVKAALQKAAGYYEENLTIVTELGDRAAQGRAYGNLGNTHYLLGNFRNAVIAHEQRLLIAKEFGDRAAERRAYSNLGNAYIFLGEFETASEYYKKTLQLARQLKDRAVEAQACYSLGNTYTLLQDYEKAIDYHLKHLTIAQELNDRIGEGRACWSLGNAYTALGNHDQAMHFAEKHLEISREVGDRSGELTARLNLSDLQMVLGLSYSTNNSVMSEIHAVDNSLNGARSRVGRRHSMENMELMKLTPEKIQNWNSDILAKQKPLVAKPSAKLHFVNRLKGKKYKNGTSSKVLQDASNSIDHRLPSSQRKNSPDMTGDEGFFDLLSRFQSNRMDDQRCCFQEKSRMTAAAASSTPSKTMRKSFSTSMVSPHTDEFLDLLASSQSRRLDDQRANFSNLPGLRLNQHNSQSVLSHLMASNNRESDDDFFDILIKCQGSRLDDQRCAPPSTATKGQTVPDEDFFSLILRSQAKRMDEQRVPLPSSTKRPNPIKDF